A region from the Neomonachus schauinslandi chromosome 2, ASM220157v2, whole genome shotgun sequence genome encodes:
- the LOC110588414 gene encoding 60S ribosomal protein L38-like, producing MGKKISGITTSKVEEIRNFLLKARGKDAKSVKIEKTEDNVEFAVYYSRYLYTLDEGKAEKPTQSLPLGCRVKELK from the exons atggggaaaaaaatcagtggaa TTACAACTAGCAAAGTTGAGGAAATCAGGAACTTCCTGCTCAAGGCCAGGGGAAAGGATGCGAAATCTGTTAAGATCGAGAAAACCGAGGATAACGTGGAGTTTGCAGTTTATTACAGCAGATACCTTTACACGTTGGACgaaggaaaggcagaaaaaccgacacagtccctgcccctaGGTTGCAGAGTGAAGGAgctgaaataa